One region of Danio aesculapii chromosome 7, fDanAes4.1, whole genome shotgun sequence genomic DNA includes:
- the slc39a1 gene encoding zinc transporter ZIP1 translates to MDYLLQVKVGALVGLLLLTLFFGFIPARMKWFHVTGGTELHKVVLSFVSCFAGGVFLSACLLDIIPDYLSDIHGELQKRDLDDGFPLAEFIMACGFFMVLILEKLVLSCTEGHRNEETAPLLAPEVPNGHAHGHHSVNDLEGSGHHVHVDFHAHSSFRSFMLFLSLSLHSVFEGLAIGLQTTNAKVLEICIAILVHKSIIVFSLSVKLVQSAVKPLWVVLYVTVFAIMSPLGIGIGIVVIETERQAGALIQAVLEGLAAGTFIYITFLEILPHELNSSERPLLKVLFLLCGFSIMAALCFLG, encoded by the exons ATGGATTACCTGCTTCAGGTGAAAGTTGGAGCTCTGGTCGGCCTGCTGCTTTTAACCCTGTTTTTTGGGTTCATTCCTGCGCGGATGAAATGGTTTCATGTCACTGGGGGAACAG AGCTCCACAAGGTCGTGCTGAGTTTTGTGAGCTGTTTCGCAGGAGGCGTCTTTCTGTCTGCCTGTTTATTAGACATCATCCCAGACTACCTGTCTGACATACACGGTGAACTACAAAAACGAGACCTCGAT GATGGCTTCCCACTTGCAGAGTTTATCATGGCTTGCGGCTTCTTTATGGTGTTAATCTTGGAAAAATTAGTTCTAAGTTGCACCGAGGGCCACAGAAATGAGGAGACGGCTCCTCTTCTCGCACCAGAGGTGCCTAATGGACACGCACATGGACATCACTCCGTCAATGATCTGGAGGGGAGTGGACATCACGTTCATGTGGATTTTCATGCACACTCATCCTTCCGCTCCTTCATGCTcttcctgtctctctctcttcacTCTGTTTTCGAGGGTTTGGCTATTGGCTTGCAGACGACGAACGCCAAG GTACTGGAGATCTGCATCGCCATCCTGGTCCACAAGAGCATCATCGTGTTCAGTCTGTCAGTGAAGCTGGTTCAGAGCGCCGTCAAGCCTTTATGGGTGGTGCTGTACGTGACTGTCTTCGCCATAATGTCTCCTCTAGGCATCGGCATCGGGATTGTGGTCATCGAGACGGAGCGGCAGGCTGGGGCTCTGATCCAGGCGGTGCTGGAAGGACTGGCGGCCGGGACGTTCATCTACATCACCTTCCTGGAGATCCTTCCCCATGAGCTGAACTCATCGGAGCGGCCGCTGCTCAAAGTCTTATT